The following is a genomic window from Cygnus olor isolate bCygOlo1 chromosome 11, bCygOlo1.pri.v2, whole genome shotgun sequence.
AATTACCTAAAAATAACCAATGCTCTAATACTGTCTGGAGCTTTGTCATGCAATGCTTTACACGCAGCTAATATGTTCAGTTCAGGTTTTTTCCTTGTGTACAATCCAGTTCCTGCTTTCAACATCTTTCCATCACTGATCTTAGTCCACTCATGGGTGATTTGGTTTATGAAATACTAGTACATAATTATTCAGAACCCAAATGATTTTCCTATACCAATACGTACAAGATGTGCAATACTGAAAAAAGTCATACTGCAGTACTGTGATAGCAAATGATAAATACTGTTAATCACAAAAGTATTTATTGGGACTTGCTTAACTCATGAATATAACACGACTGAAATCAGTTCATCTAGATTTACCAAAACCAGGTAAAGACATAAGGAGAAAACTCTAAATAGTTTATACAGAAACATAATCATTATGTATacaatttctattaaaattttgtttccttcatatTCATCACAAGTAATTTTTGAAGAGCAGACAGTCTGAAGCCAGGCTCTTGGTGGTGCATCTCAGTtgactttgtttgttttaacttttacattattttttgtttttctacatacaactttttagtttttttgccattttttctttagaCTGCCTCTGCAATGAACTTTGGCAGTGATAAAAGGCTGTTTAGCTTTACAAATGAGGTAGCAGGATCAAAAATTGTTGTGGATGGGTGTTAAGTTTTTGAGCcttattctcctttctttctgaccATCTGCATTATAACTTCAAAAAACAGCCATCTGTGAAATCTCTTCGAgaaatttgatttaatttgcaCACCAGGTTTAAAAATTACTAGGGAAGGAGACACATTTAGTGTGTCCAAAGCTTTGTATCTGGCAAATTAGGGGTTGGAGTTTATAGACCTGATGTATGTCAAAGTGATTTCATGTATATGTACAGAAAGAGCAGGGTTACTTTTTGTTAATTGCTATCAGAAATTACAATGTGACCTTATACTCTGAACCAGGTGGAAGAAAAGTaacaatgacaaaacaaaacccaggtTTTTAGAAATGCCTAGGTGGCATAAAATGCTATCTCATAATATAATTTGGaccaaaaaaaaggtaaagaaaaaaacaaacgtATCAGATTACTCAAAGTCTTAATGAGATGAAAAACTGGGATGAATTAGTTAGCATTATGGCTCTATTTGcttactatgaaaaaaaaaaaacaaccttttacCAAAACCTTTGCTATTTTGCAAAAACAATCATTTGATTCGCAggagatcagaaaaaaacatataagcATGTTGAGATGGAACATGATTAAATCTGGGAAGTCAAGGAAATTAGAATGCACAGTCAAAAAAGGGTAGATTCCATATAAGATTATTCCTACAAAACCAGGCAAATCTTTAAGTCTTCTagtaaacttttgtttttcctttgatttttattaaactatcagcttaaatgcttttaaaatcaaaatttgcattatttaattcccttttaatgtgatttaaagaaaagaactaAAGATCTCAGTTGTTTCACCAGGATGTTCAGAATATTACATTTAAGTATTATGACACAACAGCTACTTCCTTTGGAATTTGATTACTGTTTAACTCACAAAATTCAGGCGTAAGCTGGCGGAAAAATTTATGACCATGAGAATCTGTATTTACATAGACATAACCTGGAGGAGATGGATAATTTGCTGGGCACATCTCCTGTTTCTTTGGAGTATATTCTGTGCGATACATGGTTTCATCTTGAAAATGGGCTGGATTAGGAAGAATAACCTGTACAGGTTTGAAACTTTGCGCTGGAATGATCTGATGTGGTATGTAATGAGATTTGAATGTAGTTAAATCATAGAATTTCCCTGTGGGTTTCGGAATTTCCTGTTGTTTCTTAATAATTTCTTGTTGACAGATGTCCCAAGCTTTAAAGTCTTCCTTCATAGTAGTATTCCCTTGGAAGGGAGCATTGGTTATTCTTGCATTAGAAATGGGTCGTATGGGGACAGCAGGAGAAATCTCATGTTTTACATAATCAAGATGGCTTGTGGAGTTAAAATCCATGCTACCTGGGGGAGGAATGTACTCTTTTGTTTTGCGGACCTCAGGCAAGGAGACCAACCATGGCTGAAAACGATCCTGGAATTCAGTGACTCCATTAAAATGAGCATTGGATATGACTTTTGCATTTTCAGGCTTGCAGCTTTTAGCGAGTGGCCCAGCTAGCCCTTTAAAATCACTCCGGTGGGTTGTGAGATCTTCAAAGGGTTGGTTGTTTGGCCTGTACTCTTCTTTCAATTTCACAAATTTTGGTGCCAGTTGATGAGCAATATAAGAAGTGCGATGGCTCGTAGTACTATCAAAAGGCACATCTGAAAGTTTGGCCATGCATGGAGGTTTATAACTTTGTCTGGGATTCAGTTCCCTAGGAGCAAAGTCATCTTGAAATGTAGTAGAATTTCCAAACTTCTCTGTAGGTGGATGGTATATATGGTCCACCTTACTAGGTTCCCTTCTTTGAACCTCCCATGACCTATAGTCATCTTtaaggcaaaaacaaaacttcaaaaactTCAACAGAAATAGCATATAAGTCTTATTACTTAGGagcattcctttaaaattaaaccaACTTCATGTACTAAACCTTGCAAACCAAAGGAAATGGATGTAAGTGAGAATGGTAATATTATCTGTGTGTTTATGATATGATAAATGTCTTCTATTATTGGTGTGATAAAAGCAGACCAAAAAAATGTACAATGCCTTATTCTGACAACTTCCTcgagaaaagagaaaatgtcacATGTACCTATTAAGTTCTCTCCTCTGTTTGTTTGCACCAAGCATTCTAACTTCCCGTTTTAATAGCTGTATCTGGTTCTTGTTATCTCTTGCTATCTGTATCTTTCCTCATCTTGATTTTCATCCTTGCAGCTCTAGTAGAtcatatcatttatttttacatgcttttaaCTGCGGGTCCAATGCAGTACATGTAACAAATTGAGttacacattttatatataaactgtTATGCTTTTATACAGAATATCAAAGTTACTTGCCAGAATGACTTTAAACGAGATTTAGTGCCTTTGTACTGACACTTGTAATAGGAAAACTTCTGTCAAGACAG
Proteins encoded in this region:
- the SAXO2 gene encoding stabilizer of axonemal microtubules 2, with translation MERPHGYRGGRGEDGAAALPVRHLHLRKNPTCQRIHPGITCVTSEGTHETRVVPEDLRHFFCFSNHLLLQYSWQESGQVTDPKAVISGPSRRHRCPHNPTTIYDNGQQPCLTTEYVEKYPKYSNISPARSLKPKQEYQVHRGKMEGITTFKSDYLPYDTVRRPFRVQEEYKPKTGERELGTTYQKDYNAHKIQPVTLVRPLERKHTMGGKLDTIPTYQDDYRSWEVQRREPSKVDHIYHPPTEKFGNSTTFQDDFAPRELNPRQSYKPPCMAKLSDVPFDSTTSHRTSYIAHQLAPKFVKLKEEYRPNNQPFEDLTTHRSDFKGLAGPLAKSCKPENAKVISNAHFNGVTEFQDRFQPWLVSLPEVRKTKEYIPPPGSMDFNSTSHLDYVKHEISPAVPIRPISNARITNAPFQGNTTMKEDFKAWDICQQEIIKKQQEIPKPTGKFYDLTTFKSHYIPHQIIPAQSFKPVQVILPNPAHFQDETMYRTEYTPKKQEMCPANYPSPPGYVYVNTDSHGHKFFRQLTPEFCELNSNQIPKEVAVVS